A portion of the Mycobacterium paraseoulense genome contains these proteins:
- the ku gene encoding non-homologous end joining protein Ku yields the protein MRSIWKGSIAFGLVNVPVKVYSATQDHDIKFHQVHAKDNGRIRYQRVCEVDGEVVEYRDIARAFESDDGQMVIITDDDIATLPEERSREIEVLEFVPAEEVDPMLFDRSYFLEPDSKSSKSYVLLAKTLAETDRMAIVHFTLRNKTRLAALRVKDFGKRDVMMVHTLLWPDEIRDPDFPVLDKEVEIKPAELKMAGQVVESMAEDFNPDRYHDTYQEQLQELIDAKLEGGEAFTTEEQPKELDETEDVSDLLAKLEASVKARSGDGKAAAKKAPAKKSAAKKAPAKKAPAKKSASRS from the coding sequence AAGGTGTACAGCGCCACCCAGGACCACGACATCAAGTTCCATCAGGTGCACGCCAAGGACAACGGCCGCATCCGGTACCAACGCGTGTGCGAGGTGGACGGCGAGGTCGTCGAATACCGTGACATCGCCCGCGCCTTCGAATCCGACGACGGCCAGATGGTCATCATCACCGACGACGACATCGCCACCCTGCCCGAAGAACGCAGCCGCGAGATCGAGGTGCTCGAGTTCGTTCCCGCCGAAGAGGTCGACCCGATGCTGTTCGACCGCAGCTACTTCCTCGAGCCCGACTCCAAGTCATCGAAATCCTATGTGCTGCTGGCGAAAACGCTCGCCGAAACCGACCGGATGGCCATCGTGCACTTCACGCTGCGCAACAAGACGCGGCTGGCGGCGTTGCGCGTCAAGGACTTCGGCAAGCGGGACGTGATGATGGTGCACACCCTGTTATGGCCCGACGAGATCCGCGACCCCGACTTCCCCGTGCTCGACAAGGAAGTCGAGATCAAGCCGGCGGAACTGAAGATGGCCGGTCAGGTCGTGGAATCGATGGCAGAGGACTTCAATCCCGACCGCTACCACGACACCTACCAGGAGCAGCTGCAGGAGCTCATCGACGCGAAACTCGAAGGCGGCGAGGCCTTCACCACCGAGGAGCAACCGAAGGAACTCGACGAGACCGAGGACGTCTCAGACCTGCTGGCCAAGCTCGAAGCCAGTGTCAAGGCGCGCTCCGGTGACGGCAAGGCTGCCGCCAAGAAGGCACCCGCCAAGAAATCGGCCGCCAAGAAGGCACCGGCCAAGAAGGCACCGGCGAAGAAGTCCGCGTCGAGGTCGTGA
- the pstA gene encoding phosphate ABC transporter permease PstA: MTDVVEAFDRPVKAQAFRPVSIRRRLTNNAATIFFVASFLIALVPLVWVLAVVVARGWYAVTRMGWWTHSLHGILPEQFAGGVYHALYGTVVQAGVAALMSVPLGLMTAVFLVEYGSGRLVRLTTFMVDVLAGVPSIVAALFIFSLWIATLGFQQSSFAVSLALVLLMLPVVVRSAEEMLRLVPDDLREASYALGVPKWTTILRIVFPIAMPGIVSGVLLSVARVIGETAPVLVLVGYSRSINLDIFHGNMASLPLLIYTELTNPEHAGFLRIWGAALSLIIMVAVINLIAAAIRFLATRRR, encoded by the coding sequence ATGACGGACGTGGTCGAGGCGTTCGACCGGCCGGTCAAAGCCCAGGCGTTCCGGCCCGTCAGCATCAGGCGCCGGCTCACCAACAACGCCGCGACGATATTCTTCGTCGCTTCGTTCCTCATCGCGCTGGTGCCGCTGGTCTGGGTGCTCGCGGTCGTGGTGGCCCGCGGTTGGTACGCGGTCACCCGGATGGGCTGGTGGACTCACTCGCTGCACGGGATTTTGCCCGAGCAGTTCGCCGGGGGCGTCTATCACGCGCTGTATGGAACCGTGGTGCAGGCCGGTGTGGCCGCGCTGATGTCCGTGCCGCTGGGCCTGATGACCGCGGTCTTTCTGGTGGAATACGGTTCCGGCCGGCTGGTGCGGCTGACCACGTTCATGGTCGACGTGCTCGCCGGGGTGCCTTCGATCGTGGCGGCGCTGTTCATCTTCAGCCTCTGGATCGCCACCCTGGGATTCCAGCAGAGCTCGTTCGCCGTGTCGCTGGCGCTTGTCTTGCTGATGCTGCCGGTGGTGGTGCGGTCCGCCGAGGAGATGCTCCGGTTGGTGCCCGACGACCTGCGCGAGGCCAGCTACGCGCTCGGCGTTCCCAAATGGACGACCATCTTGCGCATCGTCTTTCCCATCGCGATGCCCGGCATCGTCTCCGGCGTCCTGCTGTCGGTGGCGCGGGTGATCGGGGAAACCGCTCCGGTGTTGGTCCTGGTCGGCTACAGCCGGTCGATCAACCTCGACATCTTCCACGGCAACATGGCCTCGCTGCCGCTGCTGATCTACACCGAACTCACCAACCCCGAGCACGCCGGCTTCCTGCGCATCTGGGGTGCGGCCCTGAGCCTGATCATCATGGTCGCCGTGATCAACCTGATCGCGGCGGCGATCCGATTCCTGGCGACCCGCCGGCGCTGA
- the pstC gene encoding phosphate ABC transporter permease subunit PstC: MGASSARRADRLFKLTAAAAGSTIVVAILLIALFLLIRAVPSLRANHANFFTSAQFSTTDPGKLAFGIRDLFMVTVLSSITALVLAVPVAVGIAVFLTQYAPKRLARPFGAIVDLLAAVPSIIFGLWGIFVLAPKIEPVAAFLNRNLGWFFLFKQGNVSLAGGGTIFTAGIVLSAMILPIITSVSREVFRQTPPMQMEAAQALGATKWEVVRMTVLPFGRSGVIAASMLGLGRALGETVAVLIILRSAARAGNWSLFDGGYTFASKIASAAAEFSEPLPTGAYIAAGFALFVLTFVVNALARAIAGGKVNG; this comes from the coding sequence CTGGGTGCGTCGTCGGCTCGGCGGGCCGACCGACTGTTCAAGCTGACGGCTGCCGCTGCCGGGTCGACGATCGTGGTCGCGATCCTGCTGATCGCGTTGTTCCTGCTGATTCGTGCGGTTCCGTCGTTGCGGGCCAACCACGCGAACTTCTTCACGAGCGCCCAGTTCAGCACCACCGACCCGGGGAAGCTCGCGTTCGGCATCCGCGACCTGTTCATGGTGACCGTGTTGAGTTCGATCACCGCGCTGGTCCTGGCGGTGCCGGTTGCGGTCGGGATTGCGGTGTTTCTCACCCAATACGCGCCCAAGCGGCTGGCTCGCCCGTTCGGGGCCATCGTCGACCTGCTGGCCGCGGTGCCCTCGATCATCTTCGGGTTGTGGGGGATCTTCGTGCTGGCGCCCAAGATCGAGCCCGTCGCGGCGTTCCTCAACCGCAACCTGGGCTGGTTCTTCCTGTTCAAGCAGGGAAACGTGTCACTGGCCGGTGGCGGCACCATCTTCACGGCGGGCATCGTGCTGTCGGCGATGATCCTGCCGATCATCACGTCGGTCTCGCGTGAGGTGTTTCGGCAAACCCCCCCGATGCAGATGGAAGCGGCGCAAGCGCTGGGGGCCACCAAGTGGGAAGTGGTGCGGATGACCGTGCTGCCGTTCGGTCGCAGCGGTGTCATCGCGGCGTCGATGCTGGGGCTGGGCCGCGCGCTCGGTGAGACGGTGGCGGTGTTGATCATTCTGCGCTCGGCGGCACGCGCGGGGAATTGGTCGCTGTTCGACGGCGGTTACACGTTCGCCTCCAAGATCGCCTCCGCCGCGGCTGAATTCAGCGAGCCGTTGCCCACCGGGGCCTACATCGCCGCGGGGTTCGCGCTGTTCGTCTTGACGTTCGTCGTCAACGCGTTGGCCCGCGCGATCGCCGGCGGGAAGGTCAACGGATGA
- the pstS gene encoding phosphate ABC transporter substrate-binding protein PstS has translation MKLNRFGAALSVVTAGALVLSGCGSDNNAGGGSSTSGSSAGKVSCGGKKTLKASGSTAQANAMTRFVNAFEQACPGQTLNYTANGSGAGISEFNGNQTDFGGSDSPLVPKEYAAAQQRCGSPAWNLPVVFGPIAITYNVKGVSSLSLDGPTAAKIFNGAITSWNDPAIAALNSGVTLPAEPIHVVFRNDESGTTDNFQKYLDAASNGAWGKGAGKTFKGGVGEGAKGNDGTSAAIKSTEGSITYNEWSFAEAQKLNMAKVVTSAGPDAVAISSDSVGKTISGAKISGQGNDLVLDTLSFYKPTQPGSYPIVLATYEIVCSKYPDSQVGTAVKAFLESTIGAGQSGLADNGYIPIPDSFKSRLSASINAIT, from the coding sequence TTGAAACTCAACCGATTCGGTGCCGCGCTGAGCGTCGTGACCGCTGGTGCGCTGGTGTTGTCGGGATGTGGAAGCGACAACAACGCCGGCGGCGGGAGCTCGACCAGCGGTTCGTCGGCGGGCAAGGTCAGCTGTGGCGGCAAGAAGACGCTGAAGGCCAGCGGGTCGACCGCGCAGGCCAACGCGATGACCCGCTTCGTCAACGCTTTCGAACAGGCATGCCCCGGGCAGACGTTGAACTACACGGCCAACGGCTCGGGCGCGGGAATCAGTGAATTCAACGGCAATCAAACCGATTTCGGTGGCTCGGACTCGCCGCTTGTCCCCAAGGAATACGCCGCCGCGCAGCAGCGGTGCGGCTCGCCGGCATGGAACCTGCCGGTCGTGTTCGGCCCGATCGCCATCACCTACAACGTCAAGGGCGTGAGTTCGCTGAGCCTCGACGGTCCCACGGCGGCGAAAATCTTCAACGGCGCGATCACGAGCTGGAATGACCCGGCCATTGCGGCGCTGAACTCCGGCGTCACGTTGCCCGCCGAGCCGATTCATGTGGTGTTCCGCAACGACGAGTCCGGCACCACGGACAACTTCCAGAAATACCTCGACGCCGCCTCCAACGGCGCGTGGGGCAAGGGCGCGGGGAAGACCTTCAAGGGCGGCGTCGGCGAGGGCGCCAAGGGTAACGACGGCACGTCGGCGGCGATCAAGTCCACCGAGGGATCCATCACCTACAACGAGTGGTCGTTCGCCGAGGCGCAGAAGCTCAACATGGCCAAGGTCGTGACGTCGGCCGGTCCGGACGCCGTGGCGATCAGCTCTGACTCGGTCGGCAAGACGATTTCCGGGGCCAAGATCAGCGGGCAGGGCAATGACCTGGTGCTCGACACGCTTTCCTTCTACAAGCCGACCCAGCCGGGGTCTTACCCGATCGTGTTGGCGACGTACGAGATCGTGTGCTCGAAGTACCCCGATTCCCAGGTGGGTACGGCGGTGAAGGCTTTCCTGGAAAGTACCATCGGTGCGGGGCAAAGTGGCCTGGCCGACAACGGGTACATCCCGATCCCGGATTCGTTCAAGTCGAGACTGTCGGCTTCGATCAACGCCATCACGTGA
- the pstS gene encoding phosphate ABC transporter substrate-binding protein PstS, whose translation MGLNRFGAALSVLTVAALVVSGCGSNDNGAGESAGPGASPVKVSCGGTKTLRASGSTAQANAMTRFIKAFEQACPGQTLNYTPNGSGAGIGEFTGKHTDFAGSDSPLAPIEYFAAQARCGSPAWNLPVVFGPIAISYNVAGVTSLNLDGPTAAKVFKGAITTWDDPAIQALNPGVAFPAEPIRVIFRNDQSGTTDNFQKYLDSAGHGVWDKGIGKTFNGGVGEGVRGNDGASAAARATEGSITYNEWSFAQAQKLNMAKIITSAGPDAVAINADSVGKTIAGADFTEEGNDLVVDTFSFYRPTQPGSYPIVLATYEIVCSKYADPQVAAAVKAFLQSTIGAGQNGLADNGYIPVPGALKSRLSAAINAIS comes from the coding sequence TTGGGCCTGAACCGATTCGGCGCGGCGCTGAGCGTTTTGACCGTCGCCGCCCTCGTGGTGTCGGGCTGCGGCAGCAACGACAACGGGGCGGGGGAAAGCGCGGGACCGGGCGCGTCGCCCGTCAAGGTGAGTTGTGGCGGCACGAAGACGCTGAGGGCCAGCGGGTCGACCGCCCAGGCGAACGCGATGACCCGCTTCATCAAGGCATTCGAGCAGGCCTGCCCGGGCCAGACGCTGAACTACACGCCCAACGGCTCGGGCGCCGGTATCGGCGAATTCACCGGAAAACATACTGATTTCGCTGGGTCGGACTCACCGCTGGCGCCCATCGAATACTTTGCAGCGCAGGCGCGCTGCGGTTCACCGGCGTGGAATTTGCCGGTGGTGTTCGGACCGATCGCGATCAGTTACAACGTCGCGGGCGTGACTTCGCTGAATCTGGATGGGCCGACCGCCGCGAAAGTATTCAAGGGCGCCATCACGACATGGGACGATCCGGCGATTCAGGCGTTGAACCCGGGCGTCGCGTTTCCGGCCGAGCCGATTCGGGTGATCTTCCGCAACGACCAGTCCGGTACCACCGACAATTTCCAGAAATACCTCGACTCCGCCGGTCATGGGGTCTGGGACAAGGGCATCGGCAAGACGTTCAACGGCGGTGTCGGCGAGGGGGTCAGAGGCAACGACGGCGCGTCCGCGGCGGCCAGGGCCACCGAAGGGTCGATCACCTATAACGAGTGGTCTTTCGCCCAGGCGCAGAAACTCAACATGGCCAAGATCATCACGTCGGCCGGGCCGGACGCGGTGGCGATCAACGCCGACTCCGTCGGCAAGACGATCGCCGGCGCCGACTTCACCGAGGAGGGCAACGACTTGGTCGTCGACACCTTCTCCTTCTACAGGCCGACCCAGCCCGGTTCGTACCCGATCGTGCTGGCGACGTACGAGATCGTCTGCTCGAAGTACGCGGATCCCCAGGTCGCCGCGGCCGTGAAGGCGTTTCTCCAGAGCACCATCGGTGCTGGGCAGAACGGTTTGGCGGACAATGGCTACATTCCCGTCCCGGGCGCGCTCAAGTCCCGATTGTCCGCGGCGATCAACGCCATTTCGTGA